In the Malania oleifera isolate guangnan ecotype guangnan chromosome 1, ASM2987363v1, whole genome shotgun sequence genome, one interval contains:
- the LOC131144941 gene encoding LEAF RUST 10 DISEASE-RESISTANCE LOCUS RECEPTOR-LIKE PROTEIN KINASE-like 1.2 — translation MASAVPSSRVSQAISHHPPNKITRFGSFPHLSPLFRSRKAHFLVHQMNFQIFSSFLSLFSIIELLALIRIPLCLCYNDELYSHCEKNFSCGDSIKDVGYPFWGDGQRPRECGLPRFELVCDESRNITTMLIMGVKYRVIKLGHPTLKIAREDVLEMGEGSCPTYLKDSILDLQHFDYYPYHDEYRNITLLYNCPVAPPGRHLIELQKPCKINDSNYASVLPVISKMLDVLRTAALASPFQFHSLTLKNCGIYRD, via the coding sequence ATGGCCTCAGCAGTCCCTTCCTCCCGTGTCAGCCAGGCAATTTCCCATCACCCACCAAATAAGATAACTAGATTTGGTAGCTTTCCCCATCTCTCTCCACTATTCAGATCGAGAAAAGCCCATTTTCTGGTTCATCAAATGAATTTCCAGATTTTTTCTTCgtttctctccctcttctctatCATTGAACTATTGGCTCTCATTCGAATTCCTCTATGTTTATGCTACAACGATGAATTATACAGCCACTGCGAAAAAAATTTCAGCTGTGGCGACAGTATCAAGGATGTGGGTTATCCTTTCTGGGGAGATGGTCAAAGGCCCAGGGAATGTGGGCTTCCAAGATTTGAGCTCGTTTGCGATGAGAGTCGTAATATCACCACCATGCTCATCATGGGAGTTAAATACCGGGTCATCAAACTGGGGCATCCAACTCTTAAAATTGCAAGAGAAGACGTGTTGGAGATGGGGGAGGGAAGTTGTCCAACATATCTAAAAGATTCCATTCTTGATTTGCAGCACTTCGATTATTATCCTTATCATGATGAGTACAGAAACATTACCCTGTTGTACAACTGCCCTGTTGCTCCTCCTGGCAGACACCTTATTGAACTTCAAAAACCCTGCAAAATCAATGATTCTAATTATGCCAGCGTTTTGCCAGTAATATCCAAGATGCTCGACGTTTTGAGAACTGCAGCGTTGGCATCACCTTTCCAATTCCACAGTTTGACCCTAAAGAACTGTGGGATCTATCGGGACTGA
- the LOC131144940 gene encoding probable glucan endo-1,3-beta-glucosidase A6, with amino-acid sequence MDVLQSSFPPSNSTFRSDISVPVMKPLLRFLNRTKSLFFLDVYTYFPWSTDPKSISLEYALLDETNITYRDLVSDLTYTNLLDQMLDAVVFAMSKLGYPDIRIFIAEMGWPNAGDIDQIGANIYNAATYNRNLVKKLTAKPPLGTPVRPKVVYPAFIFSLYNENEKPGPATERHWGVKYPNESAVYELDLSGKVQEYDEQLPPPTNNEPYNGKIWCVTAEGANATGLASALTWTCGQPNISCDPIQAGKACYKPDPMVRASFAFSSYWAKYRSSGATCYFEGLAFQTTKDPSKWVLVN; translated from the coding sequence ATGGACGTCCTACAGTCCTCATTTCCTCCCTCCAACAGTACGTTTCGGTCCGATATTTCCGTTCCGGTCATGAAACCATTGCTGCGGTTCTTGAACCGGACCAAATCGCTCTTCTTCTTGGATGTGTACACGTATTTTCCCTGGTCTACGGATCCGAAAAGCATTTCCTTGGAGTACGCGCTTTTGGACGAAACGAATATAACGTATCGGGACCTCGTTTCGGATCTAACTTACACCAACTTGTTGGACCAAATGCTTGACGCGGTGGTCTTTGCAATGAGCAAACTCGGGTACCCGGACATTCGGATCTTCATCGCCGAAATGGGTTGGCCCAATGCCGGCGACATCGATCAGATTGGAGCCAACATTTACAACGCTGCGACTTACAACCGAAACTTGGTGAAGAAATTAACGGCTAAACCGCCACTTGGGACTCCGGTTCGGCCCAAAGTAGTTTACCCGGCTTTTATTTTCTCTCTGTACAATGAGAACGAAAAGCCGGGTCCGGCTACGGAGCGACACTGGGGGGTGAAATACCCGAACGAGTCGGCTGTGTATGAGCTTGATTTGTCGGGCAAGGTGCAAGAATACGATGAACAGTTGCCGCCGCCGACCAACAACGAACCTTATAATGGGAAGATATGGTGCGTGACAGCGGAGGGAGCGAATGCGACGGGATTGGCGTCGGCGCTGACGTGGACGTGCGGACAGCCCAACATTAGTTGTGATCCGATTCAGGCGGGTAAAGCGTGTTACAAACCCGACCCAATGGTTCGGGCGAGTTTTGCTTTTAGTTCGTATTGGGCAAAATATCGGAGCTCCGGAGCAACTTGCTACTTCGAGGGTCTGGCTTTTCAAACCACAAAGGATCCAAGTAAGTGGGTACTGGTTAATTAA
- the LOC131144933 gene encoding LEAF RUST 10 DISEASE-RESISTANCE LOCUS RECEPTOR-LIKE PROTEIN KINASE-like 2.1, translated as MHTHLFPSSLLFSVIITFVLIPTSSCADERYANCSATFECANIPSIAYPFWGGNRPEYCGHPRFELACDGDLPEIKIATQYYRVLNIDNTTHTLTVARSDYWNNYCPASLANTSLDFAIVNYAPYNQNLTLYYGCNSALPSEVSVFSNASTQFSCAINNRNLTGYLQLFDPGATTSSILKYLSDCDYSVLVPVLQSAAEKLETSLTPLTSLVSALRGGFGVQWDANNRGCDECEASGGACGYDSGDFACYCRNGTFPTTCGDAGHRRKNFIGQGGYGGVYKGKLFDGRAVAVKLLIRKSTRNGEDFINEVASISRTSHVNIVTLLGFCYEGSRRALLYEFMPNGSLDKFIYDHKSPSNCHNLTWETLLQIAVGIARGLEYLHRGCTTRILHFDIKPHNILLDEYFCPKISDFGLSKLCHGKESIVSMMDTRGTYGYIAPEVYCRNFGGVSYKSDVYSYGMLVLEMVGGRRNIDVERSHTSEIYFLNWIYKHLDLEEDLRLLEVVTAEEEEMARKMILVSLWCIQTIPSDRPSMTKVVEMLEGSLQSLSIPPKPTLSSA; from the exons atgCATACTCATCTCTTCCCAAGCTCTCTTCTCTTCTCTGTCATCATAACCTTCGTCCTCATTCCGACGTCTTCGTGCGCCGATGAGCGATACGCGAACTGCAGCGCAACGTTTGAGTGCGCAAACATTCCGAGCATCGCATACCCTTTCTGGGGCGGAAACCGCCCCGAGTACTGCGGCCACCCTAGGTTCGAGCTGGCCTGCGACGGTGATTTGCCGGAGATCAAAATAGCGACCCAGTACTACCGAGTCCTTAATATTGATAATACAACGCACACCCTCACCGTCGCCCGATCCGATTATTGGAACAACTATTGCCCGGCGAGCTTGGCCAACACTTCCCTCGACTTCGCAATCGTCAACTACGCTCCGTATAATCAGAACCTCACTCTCTACTACGGTTGCAATTCTGCACTGCCTAGTGAGGTTTCGGTATTCTCTAATGCTTCGACTCAGTTTAGTTGTGCCATAAACAATAGGAACCTCACCGGCTACTTGCAATTATTTGACCCCGGCGCAACCACATCTTCGATTTTGAAATATCTCAGCGACTGCGATTACAGCGTCCTGGTACCGGTCTTACAGTCAGCGGCTGAGAAGTTAGAGACGAGCTTAACACCGCTAACAAGCCTGGTTTCGGCGTTGAGGGGCGGATTTGGGGTGCAGTGGGATGCAAATAACAGGGGGTGCGATGAATGCGAGGCGTCAGGCGGAGCGTGCGGGTACGATTCCGGCGACTTCGCGTGCTATTGCAGGAATGGGACGTTTCCGACTACTTGCGGTGACGCAG GTCATCGACGAAAAAATTTTATAG gtcaaggaggctatggaGGAGTATATAAAGGAAAGCTATTTGATGGTCGTGCTGTAGCAGTGAAACTCTTAATAAGAAAGTccacaagaaatggagaagattTCATAAATGAAGTTGCTAGCATTAGTAGAACATCCCATGTTAATATTGTCACTCTTCTTGGTTTTTGCTATGAGGGAAGTAGAAGAGCTCTACTCTATGAATTTATGCCCAACGGATCTCTTGACAAGTTCATATATGATCATAAATCTCCAAGTAATTGTCATAACTTGACGTGGGAAACATTGTTGCAAATTGCAGTTGGCATTGCCCGAGGGCTAGAGTACTTGCACCGAGGTTGTACAACAAGGATTTTGCATTTTGACATAAAACCTCACAATATTCTTTTGGATGAGTACTTTTGCCCCAAAATTTCTGATTTTGGCCTTTCTAAGCTATGTCATGGAAAAGAAAGTATTGTGTCGATGATGGACACCCGTGGTACTTATGGGTACATTGCTCCAGAAGTCTATTGTAGAAACTTTGGAGGGGTTTCTTACAAATCTGATGTTTATAGTTATGGGATGCTAGTTCTTGAAATGGTTGGAGGAAGAAGGAATATCGATGTTGAAAGATCTCATACTAGTGAGATATATTTTCTGAATTGGATATATAAGCACCTTGACCTAGAGGAGGATTTGAGACTTCTTGAAGTAGTGACTGCTGAGGAAGAAGAAATGGCAAGGAAGATGATTCTAGTGAGCTTGTGGTGCATTCAAACGATTCCATCAGATAGACCATCAATGACAAAGGTGGTGGAGATGTTGGAAGGAAGTCTTCAATCACTATCCATTCCCCCAAAGCCTACACTATCTTCTGCTTAA